The following proteins are co-located in the Pochonia chlamydosporia 170 chromosome 6, whole genome shotgun sequence genome:
- a CDS encoding ring finger protein (Zin) (similar to Cordyceps militaris CM01 XP_006669406.1) — protein MVFSGLLSSSDKDKASASRSKPSQETELLPEYIFDEAQLPCVPPERPNLRELNTSLEALAAVFPDIQIEVFRELLSNFDGESRLALVANALLKNRVDWVKGRWRVVDKQDAASATLPRTDMFRSQEYVQAVRTLAAHEFRGLAKSTVNAVLAESNHSYLDARRTLVTLSSKSWRFTIQSLFLRRKPLTTGEAENHPLVVWRSTGQGSITPTIRTTGNAELDRELYDALVRPLKQKVREDREAKDRGIAMLLNNEEAEEACATHECACCFVDYSFEEFTSCSKDGHMICYRCVQSSIKEALFGQGWLSNINTDTGTLKCLAVDGSGCLGHISSEYIRRAFMEDKSGADILHKLDQRLAEHSLVASKVPLIHCPFCNYAEVDDIYLPSHEARPRFKIRNIYNLVVITMILVVLTLISPFALVAALVCVVVSVEQNMWRDIGTQWKNAVQRHCRRRRGLQFSCQNPKCARVSCLSCHKAWTDIHVCNESALVALRTQVEQAMSMAIKRVCPRCNTSFVKNAGCNKLTCPCGYKMCYVCRADLSDEGYRHFCDHFRPDGDPRPCTQCDRCNLWESEDIDAVLREAREVAEKKWRETEKRELSGAEKAYLETGVASRGVSARIDQFMTSGSSPTLPEILDLLVDTIYI, from the coding sequence ATGGTGTTCAGCGGcctcctctcctcttccgacaaggacaaggcctCGGCCAGTCGGTCAAAGCCCAGTCAGGAGACGGAACTACTGCCAGAATACATCTTTGACGAAGCTCAGCTACCATGCGTGCCTCCGGAGCGGCCAAACCTACGCGAACTGAACACGAGCCTTGAGGCACTTGCTGCCGTTTTCCCCGACATCCAAATAGAAGTATTTAGGGAGCTGTTGTCCAACTTCGACGGCGAGTCGCGGCTCGCCCTGGTCGCAAATGCACTTCTCAAGAATCGAGTCGACTGGGTAAAGGGCAGATGGAGGGTTGTGGACAAGCAAGACGCTGCCTCAGCTACGCTTCCCAGGACCGACATGTTCCGAAGCCAGGAATACGTCCAGGCAGTCCGGACTCTGGCCGCACACGAGTTCCGCGGCCTAGCTAAGTCGACTGTCAATGCCGTCCTGGCCGAGTCCAACCACTCGTACCTAGATGCGCGACGAACACTGGTCACCTTGTCTTCCAAATCGTGGCGCTTCACAATTCAGTCATTATTTTTGCGGCGCAAGCCTTTAACAACAGGGGAAGCAGAGAACCACCCCCTGGTGGTATGGCGATCGACCGGACAGGGTTCAATCACACCCACCATCAGGACCACGGGGAATGCCGAGTTGGACCGTGAGTTGTACGATGCTCTTGTTAGACCACTGAAACAAAAAGTAAGGGAGGATCGAGAGGCCAAGGACCGGGGCATCGCCATGTTGCTGAATAAcgaggaagcagaagaggcGTGTGCCACGCATGAATGCGCCTGCTGCTTTGTCGACTACAGCTTTGAAGAGTTTACGAGTTGCAGCAAAGACGGACATATGATTTGCTACAGATGTGTCCAAAGCTCCATCAAGGAAGCTCTGTTCGGCCAAGGGTGGttgagcaacatcaacaccgaCACTGGCACCCTAAAATGTCTAGCGGTTGACGGCAGTGGATGTTTGGGCCACATCTCATCCGAGTACATTCGCCGAGCATTCATGGAAGACAAGTCCGGGGCCGACATTCTTCACAAACTGGATCAACGACTGGCGGAGCATAGTCTGGTCGCATCCAAAGTTCCTCTCATACATTGCCCCTTTTGCAACTATGCCGAAGTCGACGACATTTATCTCCCGTCACACGAGGCTCGTCCACGCTTCAAGATCAGAAACATTTACAACCTGGTTGTGATTACCATGATACTAGTTGTTTTGACGCTCATTTCCCCCTTTGCGCTGGTAGCCGCTCTTGTGTGCGTCGTCGTCAGCGTTGAACAAAATATGTGGCGGGATATCGGTACACAATGGAAAAACGCCGTTCAGCGGCATTGCCGCCGGCGTCGCGGCCTCCAGTTCTCGTGCCAAAATCCCAAATGCGCACGAGTCTCATGTTTGTCATGCCACAAAGCATGGACAGATATTCACGTCTGCAATGAATCGGCACTCGTCGCTCTCCGCACGCAAGTCGAGCAGGCAATGAGCATGGCCATCAAACGTGTATGCCCGCGCTGCAACACGTCCTTTGTCAAAAACGCAGGCTGCAACAAGCTCACCTGTCCGTGCGGCTATAAAATGTGCTATGTATGTCGCGCAGATCTGAGTGACGAGGGTTATCGACACTTTTGCGACCACTTCCGTCCGGACGGCGACCCACGACCCTGCACACAATGCGATAGATGCAACCTGTGGGAGTCGGAGGACATTGACGCGGTCTTGCGAGAAGCGCGTGAGGTCGCTGAGAAGAAGTGGCGAGAAACGGAGAAGCGGGAACTGTCTGGAGCTGAGAAGGCGTATCTCGAGACGGGCGTGGCCTCGCGGGGCGTGAGTGCAAGAATCGACCAGTTTATGACTAGCggatcatcgccaacacTGCCTGAAATtcttgatcttcttgttgacACCATTTACATTTAA
- a CDS encoding acetoacetyl-CoA reductase (similar to Aspergillus terreus NIH2624 XP_001211399.1) — protein sequence MAEQLRFDGQVVVVTGAGGGLGKAYALFFASRGASVVVNDLGGSFQGEGNSSKAADVVVDEIKKAGGKAAANYNSVEDGDKIIETAIQAFGRVDVVINNAGILRDISFKNMTDQDWDLIMKVHVKGAYKVARAAWPHFRKQKYGRVINTASAAGLFGNFGQTNYSAAKLAMVGFTETLAKEGAKYNIMCNVIAPIAASRMTSTVMPPDVLEQLKPEWVVPLVAVLVHSGNKSENGGIFEVGGGHVAKLRWERSNGLLLKADDSYTPSAILKKWDQVVDFSNKPQYPSGPNDFLTLLEDSMKMGPSEQGGKVDFTGKVALVTGGGAGIGRAYCLAFAKYGATVVVNDLMNPDDVVNEIKKAGGKAVGVKASAEDGDACVKAAIDNYGRIDIVVNNAGILRDKAFANMDDNLWDPVFNVHLRGTYKVTKAAWPYFLKQKYGRVINTTSTSGVYGNFGQANYAAAKCGILGFSRALAIEGQKYNIFVNTIAPNAGTAMTATVMPPEMVQAFKPDYIAPLILALCGDNCPDPTGGLYEVGSGWCGKTRWQRTGGHGFPVNVTLVPEEVVKHWKDIVNFDDDRVDNPEKAQDSMMKIMGNMGNVAEKADTTASNEYLDAIKAVIGKEGPAVEFKFEERDSILYNLGLGAKHNELKYVFEGAEDFQVLPTFGVIPIFSADMPFDFGNLIPNFSPMMLLHGEQYLEIRKFPLPTSGTLESRGKLVEVVDKGNAAVVKTALTTVNKETGEDVFYSEMTAFVRGSGGFDGPKKGQDRGAATAANAPPKRAPDTVVESKTDENQAAIYRLSGDYNPLHIDPSFAKMGGFKRPILHGLCSFGVAGKAIYEAFGPFKNIKVRFAGTVDPGQTLVTEMWREGNKVVFQTKIKETGKMAIGGAAVELLEGGNSKI from the exons ATGGCTGAGCAATTGAGATTCGACGGCCAGGTTGTTGTCGTCACCGGCGCTGGCGGTGGTCTCGGCAAGGCCTACGCTCTTTTCTTCGCTTCGCGCGGCGCGAGCGTCGTTGTCAACGACTTGGGAGGTTCGTTCCAGGGCGAGGGTAACTCTTCGAAG GCTGCCGATGTTGTGGTCGACGAGATTAAGAAGGCGGGCggcaaggctgctgccaactACAACAGcgtcgaggatggcgacaAGATCATCGAGACTGCCATCCAGGCCTTTGGCCGCGTTGATgtcgtcatcaacaatgcTGGTATCCTGCGGGATATCAGCTTCAAGAACATGACCGACCAGGACTGGGACCTCATTATGAAGGTTCATGTCAAGGGTGCTTACAAGGTTGCCCGCGCTGCTTGGCCGCACTTTAGAAAACAAAAGTATGGCCGTGTCATCAACACTGCCTCTGCGGCTGGTCTGTTCGGCAACTTCGGTCAGACCAACTACTCGgctgccaagttggccatggTTGGTTTCACCGAGACTCTGGCTAAGGAGGGTGCCAAGTACAACATTATGTGCAACGTCATTGCTCCTATTG CCGCCAGCCGAATGACCTCCACTGTCATGCCCCCCGATGTCCTCGAGCAGCTCAAGCCCGAGTGGGTGGTTCCCCTGGTCGCTGTCCTCGTCCACTCCGGCAACAAGAGTGAGAACGGCGGCATTTTCGAAGTTGGCGGTGGTCACGTTGCCAAGCTCCGCTGGGAGCGATCCAACGGTCTGCTCCTCAAGGCCGACGACTCCTACACCCCAAGCGCTATCCTGAAGAAGTGGGATCAGGTTGTcgacttctccaacaagccgCAGTACCCTTCTGGTCCCAATGACTTCTTGACTCTGCTCGAGGACTCCATGAAGATGGGACCCAGCGAGCAGGGCGGTAAGGTCGACTTCACCGGCAAGGTTGCCCTCGTcactggtggtggtgcaggtATCGGCCGCGCTTACTGcttggcctttgccaagtACGGCGCCACTGTCGTTGTCAACGACCTCATGAACCCCgatgatgtcgtcaacgagatcaagaaggctggcGGCAAGGCCGTTGGTGTCAAGGCTTCTgccgaggatggcgatgcaTGTGTCAAGGCTGCCATTGACAACTACGGCCGCATTGATATCGTTGTCAACAATGCCGGTATCCTCCGTGACAAGGCCTTTGCCAACATGGACGACAACCTCTGGGACCCCGTCTTCAATGTGCACCTCCGCGGCACCTACAAGGTCACCAAGGCTGCCTGGCCTTACTTCCTCAAGCAAAAGTACGGCCgtgtcatcaacaccacctccaccagcGGTGTCTACGGCAACTTTGGCCAGGCCAACTACGCTGCTGCT AAATGCGGTATCCTCGGATTCTCCCGAGCCCTCGCCATTGAAGGCCAAAAGTACAACATCTTTGTCAACACTATCGCCCCCAACGCCGGCACCGCCATGACCGCCACCGTCATGCCTCCCGAGATGGTCCAGGCCTTCAAGCCCGACTACATTGCGCCTCTGATCCTCGCTCTCTGCGGCGACAACTGCCCCGACCCCACCGGCGGACTGTACGAAGTCGGCAGCGGCTGGTGCGGCAAGACTCGCTGGCAGCGAACCGGCGGCCACGGATTCCCCGTCAACGTGACCCTCGTGCCTGAGGAGGTTGTCAAGCACTGGAAGGACAttgtcaactttgacgatgacCGCGTGGATAACCCTGAGAAGGCCCAGGATTCTATGATGAAGATTATGGGCAACATGGGCAACGTTGCTGAGAAG GCcgacaccaccgccagcaacGAGTACCtcgatgccatcaaggccgTCATCGGCAAGGAAGGTCCCGCCGTTGAATTCAAATTCGAAGAGCGCGACTCAATCCTCTACAACCTCGGTCTCGGTGCCAAGCACAACGAGCTGAAATACGTCTT TGAGGGCGCCGAGGACTTCCAAGTCCTTCCCACCTTTGGCGTCATCCCCATCTTCAGCGCCGACATGCCcttcgactttggcaaccTCATCCCCAACTTCTCGCCCATGATGCTCCTCCACGGCGAGCAGTACCTCGAGATCCGCAAGTTCCCGCTCCCCACGAGCGGGACCCTCGAATCGCGCGGCAAGCTCGTCGAGGTGGTGGACAAGGGCAACGCCGCTGTCGTGAAGACGGCCCTCACGACCGTCAACAAAGAGACCGGCGAGGACGTCTTCTACAGCGAGATGACGGCCTTTGTGCGCGGCAGCGGCGGCTTCGACGGCCCCAAGAAGGGTCAGGATAGGGGTGCTGCTACGGCTGCGAATGCGCCTCCCAAGAGGGCTCCTGATACGGTTGTCGAGTCGAAGACGGATGAGAACCAGGCTGCTATTTATCGTCTGAGCGGCGACTACAA CCCACTGCATATTGACCCCTCGTTCGCCAAGATGGGCGGCTTTAAGCGTCCTATCCTTCATGGTCTTTGCTCGTTTGGCGTTGCTGGTAAAGCTATCTACGAGGCTTTCGGACCGTTTAAGAACATCAAGGTGCGGTTTGCGGGCACCGTGGACCCCGGCCAGACTCTTGTGACGGAGATGTGGCGCGAGGGCAACAAGGTCGTTTTCCAGACGAAGATTAAGGAGACTGGGAAGATGGCTATCGGCGGTGCTGCGGTTGAGTTGCTTGAGGGGGGGAATAGCAAGATTTAG
- a CDS encoding corA-like mg2+ transporter protein domain-containing protein, whose protein sequence is MATVCTNECPQVKIQQLQHGNTNLTEFETSALNIGTAMTTESGAEYHIPGAKAGVTLIIVNPEKVRECADGCREALTSNFAIPKVWWEDCCKRANGYFGFEELPDADDKKIGGAKSWAFFQVKSFGQPTPQTTQVPTQPDASPGEKKPEDEYEWNKLNTFSRWYKETNHTVVLLFTQKEGRLKSEFQSCLQDPPPTLGELQDPFWIYPRLANEIIQLENSSVWRTRDMIRDVEKAREKAEKQFEAANPNYSHLHKIARHVVHVSETLKVGAVTLDSMRSHQEEFLRILGQEAGEKEPTAPIASRKIRSGLAFAHHMLVSYLHRSEANTARIQSETTLAFNKVSQEDSNISVQIADHTRTDSKAMRTIALVTMLFLPATFVSAIFSMSFFNSEGGVWKVSDKFWIYWVVAFLVTVATFAGWYFGEPYFAPKKINPAVRHQLSRREEHELAKQEKKEKKKGKGGRTPQLETQTETQLVAPKANGHELRDMSQNGVVRRPTAGEMV, encoded by the exons ATGGCGACCGTTTGTACAAACGAGTGTCCCCAGGTGAAGATCCAACAGTTACAACATG GCAACACAAACTTGACCGAGTTTGAAACCTCCGCACTCAACATTGGGACAGCCATGACAACGGAATCCGGGGCCGAATACCATATACCTGGAGCGAAGGCTGGAGTTACCCTCAT CATTGTAAACCCAGAGAAAGTGAGGGAATGCGCGGACGGATGTCGCGAAGCACTCACGTCCAATTTCGCCATTCcaaaagtctggtgggaggATTGTTGCAAAAGAGCTAATGGCTATTTTGGATTCGAAGAACTCCCCGATGCAGATGACAAAAAGATAGGTGGCGCCA AGTCTTGGGCTTTCtttcaagtcaagtcgtTTGGCCAACCAACTCCTCAGACTACCCAGGTTCCAACACAACCGGATGCCTCGCCAGGGGAGAAAAAGCCCGAGGACGAGTACGAGTGGAACAAGTTGAACACCTTTTCCAGGTGGTACAAGGAAACCAATCACACCGTCGTCCTTCTATTCACACAAAAGGAGGGTCGTTTGAAGAGTGAATTCCAGTCATGCCTACAGGACCCTCCACCGACCCTGGGAGAATTACAGGATCCGTTTTGGATCTACCCACGCCTGGCTAATGAGATTATCCAGCTAGAAAATTCCTCTGTATGGCGCACGCGCGACATGATCcgtgatgttgaaaaggcgAGAgagaaggcagagaagcaGTTTGAAGCCGCAAACCCCAACTACTCACACTTACATAAAATTGCGCGTCATGTGGTTCACGTCTCGGAAACCCTCAAGGTCGGCGCAGTGACGTTAGACAGTATGCGCAGCCACCAAGAGGAGTTTCTGCGCATCCTCGGTCAGGAAGCTGGTGAGAAGGAGCCAACCGCGCCAATTGCATCAAGAAAAATCCGCTCCGGCCTCGCATTCGCTCACCACATGCTTGTGAGTTACTTGCATCGATCGGAAGCCAACACGGCTCGAATCCAGAGCGAGACCACACTGGCATTCAACAAGGTCTCCCAGGAAGACTCGAATATCTCGGTGCAAATCGCTGATCACACAAGGACGGACAGCAAGGCGATGCGGACTATTGCCTTGGTGACGATGCTGTTTCTACCGGCTACGTTTGTGTCCGCCATTTTTAGCATGTCGTTCTTCAACTCGGAGGGGGGCGTGTGGAAGGTATCGGACAAATTTTGGATCTACTGGGTTGTTGCGTTTCTGGTTACCGTTGCAACTTTTGCCGGCTGGTATTTTGGAGAGCCGTATTTTGCGCCCAAGAAGATCAATCCTGCTGTGCGGCATCAGTTGTCGAGGAGAGAGGAACACGAGTTGgcgaagcaggagaagaaggaaaagaagaaggggaaagGGGGGCGTACACCGCAGTTGGAGACCCAGACGGAAACGCAACTGGTGGCACCAAAGGCGAATGGTCATGAGCTGCGTGATATGTCGCAGAATGGGGTGGTGAGGCGACCTACGGCGGGAGAAATGGTTTGA
- a CDS encoding mitochondrial substrate/solute carrier (similar to Metarhizium robertsii ARSEF 23 XP_007821305.1), producing the protein MPSATENLPAPVANALPRLDTNKDIQETKAAAKSGLLSQLRALAAGGFGGICAVVVGHPFDLVKVRLQTAERGVYSSAIDVVRKSVARDGLRRGLYAGVSAPLVGVTPMFAVSFWGYDLGKQIVSASSTVGPDGLSIAQISTAGFLSAIPMTAITAPFERVKVILQVQGQKTLAPGEKPKYNGGLDVVRQLYREGGFRSVFRGSAATLARDGPGSAAYFAAYEYIKRTLSPKDESGKPTGELSLTAITCAGAAAGVAMWIPVFPVDTVKSRLQTAEGNVTLGGVIRELYGRGGYRAFFPGFGPALARAVPANAATFLGVELAHQAMRKAFD; encoded by the exons ATGCCTTCCGCGACGGAAAACCTCCCCGCCCCCGTGGCAAACGCCCTCCCCCGGCTcgacaccaacaaagacatccaagaaacaaaagcagCCGCCAAGTCCGGCCTCCTGTCGCAGCTGCGTGCCCTCGCGGCCGGTGGCTTCGGCGGCATCTGCGCCGTCGTGGTCGGCCACCCGTTCGATCTGGTGAAGGTGCGGCTGCAGACGGCAGAGAGGGGCGTGTACTCGTCTGCGATTGATGTCGTGAGGAAGAGTGTTGCGCGGGACGGTCTGCGGAGGGGATTGTACGCGGGTGTGAGTGCACCGCTGGTGGGTGTCACGCCCATGT TCGCCGTCTCCTTCTGGGGCTACGATCTCGGCAAGCAAATCGTCTCTGCATCATCCACCGTCGGCCCAGACGGCCTGTCCATTGCGCAAATCTCCACGGCGGGCTTCCTATCCGCCATACCCATGACGGCCATCACCGCGCCCTTTGAGCGCGTAAAGGTCATTCTGCAGGTCCAAGGGCAGAAGACGCTTGCGCCCGGCGAAAAACCAAAGTACAACGGGGGGCTCGACGTCGTGCGCCAGCTGTACCGCGAGGGCGGATTCCGAAGCGTCTTCCGCGGCAGCGCTGCGACACTTGCCCGCGATGGTCCCGGCTCGGCTGCCTACTTCGCTGCGTATGAGTACATCAAGCGCACGCTGAGTCCCAAGGATGAGAGCGGCAAGCCCACGGGGGAACTGAGTCTCACGGCGATTACGTGTGCTGGTGCGGCGGCGGGTGTGGCTATGTGGATTCCTGTGTTCCCCGTCGACACCGTCAAGTCGAGGCTGCAGACGGCGGAGGGCAACGTCACGCTGGGTGGAGTGATTCGGGAGCTGTACGGACGGGGAGGGTACAGGGCTTTCTTCCCTGGGTTTGGACCGGCGCTGGCGAGGGCTGTGCCTGCGAATGCGGCTACGTTTTTGGGCGTGGAGCTGGCTCACCAGGCTATGAGGAAGGCTTTTGACTAG
- a CDS encoding phosphoglycerate mutase (similar to Cordyceps militaris CM01 XP_006669429.1): protein MPASVPINMSNSPPAYLFVVRHGSRLDAADKSWHLTSPTPYDPPLTYGGFLQARRVGNQIASILEQAKADNEGSGSSNGSKKRKRFKIVIHSSPFLRCVQTSIGISSGLTQTSSDSIYNTADLILPRAAPQTEPYFQFKSTLLRLDSFLGEWLSPEYFEMITPPPGPALMLGGAKAELLRREDYSIYDDIPEPELPRPSSGSLWQSPKLSPSPAPRSPSTDSEGSINVSTLSSSLPTRPEAKRGYVPPRPIYAASSSGSIPEGFVAHARDASVTVDYQWDSMRAPLDFGDGGKFGEEWASMHKRFRGGIRKLVNWYASTDSPADLVAKAMKSSGAEHESEDEDVETVVIMVSHGAGCNALIGAITHQPVLMDIGIASLTMASRKPNLDYQELLASTPGPSDPSKKTLVAVDKMYDIRLSASTEHLRRSSNTTPVSARSNSTANVWNTNNGSRGRTSTLSSLGGPVMSPFTFSDPFSSTGSRSTSASAALPPVIRRDSASHRPLPRGPALASVGFGNSAGSSNPGNRSPPASSSGFGLWSAGPSSLRLMDDGSEDADDFGAMLPDFDQKRFKMSSPTKEEKEPILSIDSVPSSAIDDAPMFPEFPPSRTDGVQDGPTKTMLAGPIKLHTNLGPDKPVEEMKVTQLGAGLGGLWGIPPPPDEAERFRDMSHTKRRWTVNERA, encoded by the exons ATGCCTGCCTCAGTCCCCATCAACATGAGCAATTCTCCTCCAGCATACTTATTCGTGGTCAG ACATGGAAGCCGATTAGACGCCGCCGACAAGTCATGGCATTTGACCTCGCCGACCCCCTACGACCCTCCTCTGACCTATGGTGGTTTCCTCCAAGCACGACGAGTCGGCAACCAAATAGCGAGCATACTCGAACAAGCCAAAGCCGACAATGAAGGCTCCGGCTCTTCGAACGGCTCCAAGAAGCGGAAGCGATTCAAGATTGTCATTCACAGCTCCCCATTTCTACGATGCGTCCAGACCTCCATTGGAATCAGCTCCGGACTCACCCAAACTTCCTCCGACTCCATTTACAACACGGCCGACTTGATTCTGCCACGAGCAGCACCACAGACGGAACCCTATTTTCAGTTCAAATCCACTCTTTTGCGCCTTGATTCTTTCCTAGGAGAGTGGCTCTCACCAGAGTACTTTGAGATGATTACCCCTCCACCAGGCCCGGCTCTCATGTTGGGGGGTGCAAAGGCGGAACTCTTGAGACGCGAAGATTACAGCATTTACGACGACATTCCGGAACCAGAGCTGCCGCGACCCTCGTCTGGATCTCTCTGGCAATCGCCAAAATTGAGCCCTTCGCCTGCTCCCAGATCTCCCTCGACCGACAGCGAGGGATCAATAAACGTGTCAACGCTAAGCTCATCCCTTCCCACGCGGCCAGAAGCCAAGAGAGGATATGTTCCTCCCCGACCCATATACGCCGCTTCAAGTTCGGGAAGTATCCCGGAAGGCTTCGTTGCTCACGCCAGAGATGCCTCCGTCACAGTGGACTACCAGTGGGATTCTATGAGAGCACCTCTGGACTTTGGAGACGGAGGCAAGTTTGGTGAGGAGTGGGCTTCCATGCACAAACGATTCCGGGGTGGCATAAGAAAGCTGGTCAATTGGTATGCCTCGACTGACTCTCCCGCTGACCTGGTCGCAAAAGCCATGAAGAGCAGCGGCGCAGAACACGAGtccgaggatgaagatgtcgaaaCTGTTGTGATTATGGTTTCCCACGGTGCCGGGTGCAATGCCCTCATTGGCGCCATTACACATCAACCAGTTCTTATGGACATTGGAATTGCTTCCCTCACCATGGCCTCGCGAAAGCCGAATTTGGACTACCAGGAGCTATTGGCCTCAACGCCAGGGCCGTCAGATCCTTCCAAGAAGACACTTGTGGCTGTTGACAAGATGTACGACATTCGGTTGTCTGCAAGCACGGAACACCTGCGACGTTCGAGCAACACAACCCCCGTTTCTGCGAGGTCCAACTCCACCGCCAACGTTTGGAATACAAACAACGGCTCAAGAGGCCGCACTTCAACCCTCTCCAGCCTCGGTGGTCCAGTCATGAGTCCATTCACATTCTCGGATCCTTTCTCATCGACTGGTAGTCGCAGCACCTCGGCCAGCGCAGCTCTGCCGCCTGTAATCCGACGGGATTCGGCCTCTCACCGGCCCCTGCCCAGAGGTCCCGCCCTTGCCTCCGTGGGATTCGGCAATTCGGCTGGATCGTCAAATCCAGGAAATCGATCTCCGCCTGCGTCCTCTTCGGGATTTGGCCTTTGGTCAGCCGGGCCATCGTCCTTGCGGCTCATGGATGATGGTAGCGAAGACGCTGATGATTTTGGCGCCATGCTACCCGACTTTGACCAGAAGCGATTCAAGATGAGCTCCCCGAcaaaggaagagaaagaacCCATCCTCTCTATTGACTCGGTTCCTTCATCCGCAATTGACGATGCGCCCATGTTTCCAGAGTTTCCGCCCTCAAGAACAGACGGCGTCCAAGACGGTCCCACAAAGACAATGCTCGCTGGTCCCATCAAGCTTCACACGAATCTGGGCCCCGATAAACCAgtggaggagatgaaggtcACGCAGCTTGGAGCTGGGCTCGGTGGTCTGTGGGGTATTCCCCCTCCTCCAGATGAGGCCGAGCGGTTCCGAGATATGAGCCACACGAAGCGCCGGTGGACGGTTAACGAGCGTGCTTAG